A stretch of Portunus trituberculatus isolate SZX2019 chromosome 48, ASM1759143v1, whole genome shotgun sequence DNA encodes these proteins:
- the LOC123498977 gene encoding surfeit locus protein 4 homolog, producing the protein MQTNQREFLGRAEDFADQFLRYSKNYLPHVARLCLVSTFLEDGLRMWWQWHEQREYMDISWGCGYFLATVFVLVNLVGQLGGVFMVLFRKKVEVACGLLLFIVVLQTIAYQILWDMQFLFRNLALVGGLALVLAESKKEARSIFAGVPSLGENKPKTYLMLGGRILLVFMFLTLVRFEFSIMQIFQIVIGGLLMALVAVGYKTKLSAFLLVLWLTVFNVYVNAWWSIPSYKPMRDFLKYDFFQTLSVIGGLLMLISLGPGGVSMDEHKKQW; encoded by the exons ATGCAGACCAACCAGCGGGAATTCCTGGGCAGAGCGGAGGATTTTGCAGACCAA TTCCTGCGGTACAGCAAGAATTACCTGCCTCATGTAGCACGACTGTGTCTGGTCAGCACCTTCCTGGAGGATGGGCTTCGCATGTGGTGGCAATGGCATGAGCAGCGTGAATACATGGACATCTCATGGGGCTGTGGCTACTTCCTGGCCACTGTCTTTGTCTTGGTGAACCTGGTTGGTCAGCTGGGAGGAGTGTTCATGGTGCTCTTTCGCAAAAAGGTTGAGGTGGCATgtggcctcctcctcttcattgtgGTTCTGCAG ACTATTGCGTACCAGATCTTGTGGGATATGCAGTTCCTGTTCCGTAATCTGGCACTGGTGGGCGGCCTGGCACTAGTGTTGGCTGAGAGCAAGAAGGAGGCACGGTCAATCTTTGCTGGTGTGCCTTCACTGGGGGAAAACAAGCCCAAGACTTACCTCATGTTGGGAGGACGCATCCTTCTTGTGTTCATGTTCCTCACTCTTGTCAGATTTGAGTTCTCCATCATGCAG ATATTCCAGATAGTCATTGGTGGCCTACTGATGGCCCTTGTGGCAGTGGGCTACAAAACCAAGCTGAGCGCCTTCCTGCTGGTGCTTTGGCTAACCGTGTTCAATGTTTATGTCAATGCCTGGTGGAGCATTCCTTCATACAAGCCAATGAGAGACTTCCTTAAATATGACTTTTTCCAG ACCTTATCCGTGATTGGTGGCCTACTGATGCTCATCTCCTTGGGTCCTGGTGGTGTCAGTATGGATGAGCATAAGAAGCAGTGGTAG